One segment of Pseudomonas asgharzadehiana DNA contains the following:
- a CDS encoding polysaccharide biosynthesis tyrosine autokinase — protein sequence MQQVPVATLREDDADEIDLLGLFGTLIDHKGLIAAITGAFMLTGGAYAVLATPVFQANALLQVEAKKNDLLGFSDVSSMLGKESPSATEIELIKSRAVIGKTVDELKLAILIEPEYFPVIGGFLARRFKNTNPGEVSSPWLGLTRYAWGGELLKITHLDLPPNLLAKKLTFITGEGGAFTLLDDDDELLAQGQVGEAVEQHGVALFVEALQANPGTRFSIVRKPRLTSILDYQEALDVTERGKESGIIGLALESTEPELAVKILNKISALYVEQNVQRTSAEAAQSLEFLKEQLPQVKSDLEKAGNALNAYQTRTKSVDISLETKAILDQIVSLDTAISQLKLQQAEMDRKFTRQHPAYRALLAQIGELSSKQQRLSEKVQDLPSTQQELLSLNRDVEVGTAIYTQLLNKSQELDVMRAGTVGNVRLIDAADVNLIKPVKPKKVLIVLVATFLGLFLAVVLVLLRKALNRGIESPEAIEKLGLAVYASIPYSTLQKDLEEQPTATQKRPARSGGLLAINHPTDLAIEALRSLRTSLHFAMHEASNNRLMISGPSPQVGKTFVSVNLAAVIAQTGLRVLVIDVDMRKGYIHKVMKTSSANGLSDVLTKRCDLTTAIHKTAIEHFDFISRGQIPPNPSELLMHRNFTELLSQVSEQYDLVILDTPPLLAVTDAAIVGRQSGTNLIVARFGFNPAREIELTMRRFAQNGVNLKGAILNGIEKRASAKYGYGAYGYYTYEYKSDVN from the coding sequence ATGCAGCAAGTGCCAGTAGCCACCCTACGAGAAGACGACGCCGACGAGATTGATCTCCTTGGTCTGTTTGGAACACTGATCGACCATAAAGGGTTGATTGCAGCGATTACGGGCGCGTTTATGCTGACGGGGGGGGCCTATGCGGTGCTGGCGACGCCGGTTTTCCAAGCGAATGCGTTGTTGCAGGTCGAGGCCAAAAAGAACGATTTGCTGGGTTTCTCCGACGTCAGCAGCATGCTCGGAAAAGAGTCGCCGTCCGCGACCGAAATTGAACTGATCAAGTCACGTGCAGTGATCGGCAAGACCGTGGACGAACTCAAACTCGCCATCCTGATCGAGCCTGAGTACTTTCCCGTGATCGGCGGTTTTCTTGCGCGGCGTTTTAAAAATACCAACCCGGGTGAAGTCTCCAGCCCATGGTTGGGCCTGACCCGTTACGCGTGGGGAGGCGAGCTGCTGAAAATAACCCACCTGGACCTGCCGCCCAACTTGCTCGCCAAAAAACTGACCTTCATTACGGGTGAGGGCGGGGCGTTCACATTGCTCGATGACGATGATGAACTTCTGGCGCAAGGGCAGGTGGGCGAGGCTGTCGAGCAGCATGGCGTTGCGCTCTTCGTTGAAGCGCTACAGGCCAATCCGGGGACTCGGTTCAGCATCGTGCGCAAACCTCGATTGACCAGCATTCTGGATTATCAGGAGGCGCTGGATGTCACTGAGCGCGGAAAAGAATCGGGCATTATCGGGTTGGCGTTAGAGAGTACCGAGCCGGAACTCGCGGTAAAAATCCTCAACAAGATTTCTGCGCTCTATGTCGAACAGAATGTGCAACGTACTTCGGCTGAGGCGGCGCAAAGCCTGGAGTTTTTGAAAGAGCAATTACCTCAGGTCAAAAGTGACCTGGAAAAGGCCGGCAATGCGCTCAACGCCTACCAGACGCGCACAAAGTCGGTGGACATCAGCCTGGAAACCAAAGCGATCCTGGACCAGATTGTGTCGCTGGATACGGCCATCTCTCAGTTGAAACTCCAGCAAGCCGAGATGGACCGCAAATTCACCCGCCAGCATCCGGCCTATCGTGCATTGCTCGCGCAGATCGGTGAGTTGAGCAGCAAGCAACAGAGGCTGTCCGAGAAGGTCCAGGACCTTCCTTCGACACAGCAAGAACTGCTCAGCCTGAACCGCGATGTCGAGGTCGGCACGGCGATCTATACGCAGCTGCTCAACAAGTCCCAGGAACTCGACGTGATGCGAGCGGGCACGGTGGGTAATGTGCGTTTGATCGATGCGGCGGATGTGAACCTCATCAAACCGGTCAAACCCAAGAAAGTGTTGATTGTTCTGGTCGCAACGTTCCTGGGCTTATTCCTGGCGGTGGTGCTGGTGCTGTTGCGCAAAGCCTTGAACAGAGGCATAGAAAGCCCGGAGGCTATTGAGAAACTGGGGCTTGCGGTCTATGCCTCCATACCCTACAGCACGCTTCAAAAAGACCTGGAAGAACAACCTACCGCTACGCAAAAACGCCCTGCTCGCAGTGGCGGGTTGTTGGCCATCAACCATCCCACGGACCTGGCGATTGAAGCGCTGCGCAGCTTGCGCACCAGCCTGCATTTTGCGATGCACGAAGCCAGCAACAATCGCCTGATGATCTCCGGTCCGAGCCCACAAGTGGGCAAGACCTTCGTGTCGGTCAATCTGGCAGCCGTGATCGCTCAGACAGGCCTGCGCGTGTTGGTCATCGATGTTGATATGCGAAAAGGCTACATCCATAAAGTCATGAAAACCTCCAGCGCCAATGGGCTTTCCGATGTGCTCACCAAGCGCTGCGATCTGACAACGGCCATTCATAAAACTGCGATCGAACATTTTGACTTTATCAGCCGTGGGCAAATACCGCCTAACCCGTCGGAATTGCTCATGCATCGAAACTTCACGGAACTGCTATCGCAGGTCAGTGAACAGTATGACTTGGTCATCCTGGATACCCCTCCATTGTTGGCGGTCACCGATGCGGCGATTGTAGGGCGCCAGTCAGGAACGAACTTGATTGTGGCGCGGTTCGGTTTTAACCCCGCCCGGGAAATAGAACTCACCATGCGTCGGTTCGCCCAGAATGGGGTTAACTTGAAAGGCGCTATCTTGAACGGTATTGAAAAAAGAGCCTCGGCGAAATACGGGTACGGTGCGTATGGTTACTATACGTATGAATATAAGTCGGATGTTAATTAA
- a CDS encoding low molecular weight protein-tyrosine-phosphatase encodes MAEHLLREALTRSDIEVSSAGLSALVGEPIESTALAVLAAHGHAPNVHQATQLAPQAITEADLILVMEQKHIRGVLGMAPEARGKVLMLGKWQSDREIRDPYRQGKPAFVHAYALIEEAVNAWALRLAK; translated from the coding sequence ATGGCGGAGCATCTGTTGCGTGAGGCGCTCACTCGTTCCGATATCGAAGTGAGTTCCGCCGGCCTGTCCGCATTGGTTGGCGAGCCCATCGAATCGACGGCACTTGCGGTGCTGGCGGCGCATGGTCATGCGCCCAACGTGCACCAGGCGACTCAACTCGCGCCCCAGGCGATCACCGAGGCTGATCTGATTCTGGTGATGGAACAAAAGCACATCCGCGGCGTGCTCGGCATGGCCCCCGAAGCGCGAGGCAAGGTGTTGATGCTGGGGAAGTGGCAAAGCGACCGAGAGATCAGAGACCCCTACCGTCAAGGTAAACCTGCCTTTGTACACGCGTATGCGTTGATCGAAGAAGCGGTAAACGCGTGGGCGCTGCGTCTAGCAAAGTGA
- the rfaH gene encoding transcription/translation regulatory transformer protein RfaH, with protein MTATIEFAAKAWYLVQCKARQDERAEAHLQRQGYTCFRSICTRERLLKGERRVMTESLFPGYLFIQLSSQDSWSPLRSTRGVSRIVAFGGDPLPVGDELVDELQRRNHQPLVTPLLAPGENVRINEGPFAELEGVFLGMTGEERAIVLINLLHREHRVGLPLNAVKSLD; from the coding sequence ATGACCGCAACGATAGAATTCGCCGCCAAAGCCTGGTATCTGGTTCAGTGTAAAGCCAGGCAGGATGAACGCGCCGAAGCGCATCTGCAGCGCCAGGGCTACACCTGCTTTCGCTCCATCTGCACACGTGAGCGCCTGTTAAAAGGCGAGCGTCGGGTCATGACTGAATCGCTGTTCCCCGGTTATCTGTTTATTCAGTTGAGCTCGCAGGACAGTTGGAGCCCTCTGCGCTCCACGCGTGGGGTTTCGCGCATCGTCGCATTTGGTGGCGATCCACTGCCGGTGGGCGATGAACTGGTCGACGAATTGCAGCGACGCAATCACCAGCCCCTTGTGACACCGCTGTTGGCTCCTGGGGAGAACGTGCGTATCAATGAAGGGCCATTTGCTGAACTCGAGGGCGTATTCCTGGGTATGACAGGCGAGGAACGCGCGATTGTGCTGATCAATCTCCTGCACCGCGAGCACCGGGTCGGCTTGCCGCTCAACGCAGTCAAAAGCCTTGACTGA
- a CDS encoding phosphomannomutase, producing the protein MNTSKLLVERIGLFPSSGNIHVEVNNSTHVVERMHVLYADNSLDSDESCTGLSMVFADWRFKLQVSDALSVCLCVESRGDSHYLQVKTAELLAHISDTRERT; encoded by the coding sequence ATGAACACATCAAAGTTACTGGTAGAGCGTATTGGCCTATTCCCTTCTTCGGGAAATATTCATGTCGAGGTCAATAACTCGACGCATGTCGTTGAACGCATGCACGTGTTATATGCCGACAACTCCCTGGACAGCGATGAGTCGTGCACGGGCTTGTCCATGGTTTTTGCCGACTGGCGTTTCAAGTTGCAGGTCAGTGACGCCCTGTCTGTATGCCTGTGCGTGGAAAGTCGCGGCGACAGCCACTACCTGCAGGTCAAGACCGCAGAGTTGCTGGCCCACATATCCGACACCCGGGAGCGCACATGA